In Terriglobales bacterium, one genomic interval encodes:
- the ftsA gene encoding cell division protein FtsA — protein MPHPQASLVTAIDMGSSKTCVLVAEVAENGLQYRGHGVTESRGTRKGAIVDLEKAIAGIQRACELAEEAAGASVERALVGVSGVHIRGINSRAGVSVATRAREITREDVRQAVEKARAVVLPDDREVLHLLPQEFLLDEQNSIRDPLGMLGSRLEAKVHMVTAAAAATQTVVSAVNRAGVQVDDTVYEALASADAILRPDERELGVCLADIGAGSTDLIVYHEGSVVHTAVIPIGGDHFTNDVAVGLRTPLGDAEKIKCASGSAQVSRVPEGNEIEVPSVGDRPSRLMPQRSLAEILEPRAQELFEMLRDNLAHSGVLELCGAGLVLTGGGSRLRGMAQVAEEVLKRPVRSAVPAVLDKMPATLAEPEFSTALGMIFYGHRAVVARGAQPESLLGRLKAMFVKNGTNGNGTNGHGR, from the coding sequence ATGCCCCACCCGCAAGCCAGCCTGGTGACCGCCATCGACATGGGGAGCTCGAAGACCTGTGTGCTGGTGGCTGAAGTGGCCGAGAACGGCCTGCAGTATCGCGGTCACGGCGTTACCGAATCGCGCGGCACGCGCAAAGGCGCCATCGTGGACCTGGAGAAGGCGATCGCCGGGATCCAGCGCGCCTGCGAGCTTGCCGAGGAGGCTGCCGGAGCCTCCGTGGAACGCGCGCTGGTGGGAGTATCGGGCGTGCACATCCGCGGCATCAACAGCCGCGCCGGCGTGAGCGTGGCCACGCGGGCACGCGAGATTACGCGCGAAGATGTGCGCCAGGCGGTGGAGAAGGCGCGCGCTGTCGTGCTGCCCGACGACCGGGAGGTGCTGCACCTGCTGCCGCAAGAGTTCCTGCTCGACGAGCAGAACAGTATCCGCGACCCGCTGGGCATGCTGGGCAGCCGGCTGGAAGCCAAGGTGCACATGGTGACGGCAGCCGCGGCGGCGACCCAGACGGTGGTAAGCGCGGTGAACCGCGCCGGTGTGCAGGTGGACGACACGGTGTACGAAGCGCTGGCCTCGGCCGATGCCATCCTGCGTCCCGATGAGCGCGAACTGGGCGTGTGCCTGGCGGACATCGGCGCAGGCTCGACCGATTTGATCGTCTATCACGAAGGCTCCGTGGTGCATACCGCGGTGATTCCCATCGGCGGCGACCACTTCACCAACGACGTGGCCGTCGGTCTGCGCACGCCGCTCGGCGATGCCGAGAAGATCAAGTGTGCGTCCGGCAGCGCCCAGGTCAGCCGCGTGCCCGAGGGCAACGAGATCGAGGTGCCTTCGGTCGGCGACCGGCCTTCGCGGCTCATGCCGCAGCGTTCGCTGGCGGAGATCCTGGAACCGCGCGCGCAGGAATTGTTCGAGATGCTGCGCGACAACCTGGCGCATTCCGGCGTGCTCGAACTGTGCGGCGCCGGATTGGTGCTGACCGGAGGCGGTTCCCGCCTGCGCGGCATGGCGCAGGTGGCGGAAGAAGTGCTCAAGCGCCCGGTGCGTTCCGCGGTGCCGGCGGTGCTGGACAAGATGCCGGCGACGCTCGCGGAGCCGGAGTTCTCTACCGCGCTGGGGATGATCTTCTACGGGCATCGCGCCGTGGTGGCGCGCGGAGCCCAGCCGGAGAGTCTGCTGGGACGCCTGAAAGCGATGTTCGTAAAGAACGGCACGAATGGCAACGGAACGAACGGACACGGAAGGTGA
- the ftsZ gene encoding cell division protein FtsZ, with protein MSEGTGNGDIRIKFHEEARNKARLKVIGVGGGGGNAVNRMITARMEGVEFIVANTDQQALELSKAPVKIQLGVKLTNGLGAGANPEVGRKAALEDTDKIIEALEGADMVFVTTGLGGGTGTGAAPIIASLATEMGALTVAVVTKPFAFEGKRRRQQAERGLAELVESVDTVLVIPNEKLLGVAQDAGFFESFRIADDILRQGVQGISDIITIPGIINRDFADVKTIMAGMGHAVMGTATAKGERRALEAAQKAIASPLLEEGAIDGARGILINITGSNTLRLAEVNEASTIIQTAAHEEANIIFGAVQDEQMKDEVKITVIATGFKTSMPQRRESVVSQAAAALAATRMAASYVPAAAGQRVATAVAAGGARRETPALNAVRESVTATVEHDDLDVPTFIRRRGEAR; from the coding sequence ATGAGCGAAGGAACAGGAAACGGCGACATCCGCATCAAGTTCCACGAGGAAGCGCGCAACAAAGCCAGGCTCAAGGTGATCGGCGTGGGCGGCGGCGGCGGCAACGCCGTGAACCGCATGATCACGGCCCGCATGGAGGGCGTGGAATTCATCGTAGCCAACACCGATCAGCAGGCGCTGGAGCTTTCCAAGGCGCCGGTGAAGATCCAGCTGGGCGTCAAGCTCACCAATGGGCTGGGCGCCGGAGCGAACCCCGAAGTCGGGCGCAAGGCAGCGCTCGAGGACACGGACAAGATCATCGAGGCCTTGGAGGGCGCGGACATGGTGTTCGTTACCACCGGCCTGGGCGGCGGCACGGGCACGGGCGCCGCTCCCATCATCGCCTCCCTGGCTACGGAGATGGGCGCGCTGACGGTGGCGGTGGTGACCAAGCCGTTCGCCTTCGAGGGCAAGCGTCGCCGCCAGCAGGCGGAGCGCGGGCTGGCCGAACTGGTGGAGTCGGTGGACACGGTGTTGGTCATCCCCAACGAGAAGCTGCTGGGCGTGGCCCAGGACGCCGGCTTCTTCGAGTCCTTCCGCATCGCCGACGACATTCTGCGGCAAGGCGTGCAGGGCATCTCCGACATCATCACCATTCCCGGCATCATCAACCGCGACTTTGCCGACGTGAAGACCATCATGGCCGGCATGGGGCACGCGGTGATGGGCACGGCCACCGCCAAGGGGGAGCGGCGCGCCCTGGAAGCGGCGCAGAAGGCCATCGCTTCGCCGTTGCTGGAGGAAGGAGCCATCGACGGAGCGCGCGGCATCCTGATCAACATCACCGGCTCCAACACGCTGCGGCTGGCGGAGGTGAACGAAGCCTCCACCATCATCCAGACCGCAGCCCACGAAGAAGCCAACATCATCTTCGGCGCGGTGCAGGATGAGCAGATGAAGGACGAAGTCAAGATCACGGTGATCGCCACCGGGTTCAAGACCTCGATGCCGCAACGGCGGGAGAGCGTGGTGTCGCAAGCCGCGGCGGCATTAGCCGCCACACGCATGGCTGCGTCCTACGTCCCCGCGGCAGCGGGTCAGCGCGTGGCCACGGCAGTGGCCGCGGGCGGCGCCCGGCGCGAGACACCGGCGCTCAATGCGGTGCGCGAATCGGTGACGGCCACCGTGGAGCACGACGACCTGGACGTGCCAACCTTCATCCGGCGGAGGGGAGAGGCACGATAA
- a CDS encoding protein kinase produces the protein MMDTAMKYCESCRTTYPTEFTICPKDQNALRDAAELTPGMVLRGKYEVLEKIGTGGMATVYRVRHVHLQEDVALKVVSSKLLAEPQFVDRFRTEAVITRKLRHPNAVRLDDFDTTEDGRPFIVMELVEGQSLRQLLQSKGWLSVERAAGIARQAALALDAAHRLGIIHRDVKPENILLIAQPDGSDLVKVLDFGIAKLSKSPGQDSAHTQTGIILGTPQYLSPEQARASRTIQVDGRADLYALGVVLFEMLTGRVPFTAENPFDLLRHHIQTPPTAPHLTNPGLNISTAMSDLVLKALEKDAARRFQTGEEMAQALADPNILVSAEPCAQVFSTAALAAAAMADAPPAEPAPAAPVEDAILPPLALQQVEATLQSLGPRTGSAPLTRTILMGSVTRTDTPSPVAAAAPLPPKSRFGRRSRVALAAALAVLLIAVGIAVFGGDGSTGRVYAETTEASPVASPATKSSTERAAVTPTRSASEPSAWPNSRSAAARGKGKGRGPKGKNSGQRTVSSQELTNDGYLRMQRGDYAGAEAAFSQALEIDPSNDSARKGLQAARTAQTVQGVARVLGR, from the coding sequence ATGATGGACACTGCCATGAAGTATTGCGAGAGCTGCCGTACGACATATCCGACCGAGTTCACCATCTGCCCCAAGGACCAGAACGCTTTGCGGGACGCGGCGGAGCTCACTCCGGGTATGGTGCTGCGCGGCAAGTACGAGGTGCTGGAAAAGATCGGCACCGGCGGCATGGCCACCGTCTATCGCGTCCGTCACGTGCACCTGCAGGAGGACGTCGCGCTCAAGGTGGTAAGCAGCAAGCTGCTCGCGGAACCACAGTTCGTGGATCGCTTCCGCACCGAAGCGGTGATCACGCGCAAGCTGCGCCATCCCAATGCCGTCCGCCTAGATGATTTCGATACCACCGAGGACGGGCGCCCCTTCATCGTCATGGAACTGGTCGAGGGACAATCCCTGCGGCAACTCCTGCAGAGCAAGGGATGGCTCTCCGTGGAACGCGCCGCCGGCATTGCGCGCCAGGCCGCGCTCGCTCTGGATGCCGCCCATCGGTTGGGCATCATCCATCGTGACGTCAAGCCGGAGAACATCCTGCTGATCGCGCAACCGGACGGCAGCGACCTGGTTAAGGTGCTTGATTTCGGCATTGCCAAGCTCAGCAAGAGCCCAGGCCAGGACTCGGCGCATACCCAGACCGGCATCATTCTGGGCACGCCGCAGTACCTTTCGCCGGAGCAGGCGCGCGCCAGCCGCACCATTCAGGTGGATGGTCGCGCCGATCTCTATGCGCTGGGCGTGGTGCTGTTTGAGATGCTCACCGGGCGGGTGCCTTTCACTGCCGAGAATCCCTTCGATCTGCTGCGGCACCACATTCAGACGCCACCGACGGCGCCACATCTGACCAACCCAGGGCTGAACATTTCCACCGCCATGTCGGACCTGGTGTTGAAGGCACTGGAAAAGGACGCGGCGCGGCGCTTTCAGACCGGTGAAGAGATGGCGCAGGCATTGGCGGATCCGAACATTCTGGTCTCCGCCGAACCGTGCGCGCAGGTCTTCAGCACCGCGGCCCTGGCCGCTGCAGCCATGGCCGACGCTCCACCCGCCGAGCCGGCGCCAGCCGCGCCGGTCGAGGACGCCATCCTCCCGCCACTTGCGCTGCAACAGGTGGAGGCGACATTGCAGTCCCTGGGCCCGAGGACGGGGTCTGCGCCGCTTACCCGCACCATCTTGATGGGTAGCGTCACGCGAACCGACACGCCGTCGCCGGTGGCAGCGGCCGCTCCACTACCACCGAAAAGCCGCTTTGGACGGCGCTCCCGGGTAGCGTTAGCCGCAGCGCTTGCGGTGCTGCTGATCGCTGTCGGCATCGCAGTGTTCGGTGGCGATGGCTCTACCGGAAGGGTCTATGCTGAGACCACGGAGGCGAGTCCCGTCGCGAGCCCAGCCACCAAATCTTCTACCGAGCGCGCTGCAGTCACGCCGACGCGTTCGGCGAGTGAGCCTTCTGCCTGGCCGAACTCCCGCTCCGCCGCTGCCCGCGGCAAGGGCAAAGGCAGAGGTCCGAAGGGGAAGAACAGCGGGCAGCGGACCGTCAGCTCGCAGGAATTGACGAATGACGGCTACTTGCGCATGCAGCGCGGCGACTACGCCGGCGCCGAGGCAGCCTTCTCGCAAGCGCTGGAAATCGATCCCTCGAACGACTCCGCGCGCAAGGGCCTGCAAGCCGCTCGCACCGCACAGACCGTGCAGGGCGTGGCGCGCGTGCTGGGCCGCTGA